In Flavivirga abyssicola, the following are encoded in one genomic region:
- a CDS encoding ABC transporter ATP-binding protein codes for MITTSNLSKTYSGSEVLNIESLDIPKGQSFGLVGNNGAGKTTYFSLLLDLIKPSTGFIKSNDIQVNESEDWKPFTSAFIDESFLIGYLTAEEYFYFIGELRGQNKADVDKLVAQFEDFFHGEILGQKKYLRDLSKGNQKKAGIVAALIGTPEVIILDEPFANLDPTTQIRLKGIIKDLAEKQGTTVLISSHDLMHVTDVCERIVVLEKGEVVKDLKTSEATLKELEVHFAGTDVL; via the coding sequence ATGATAACAACTTCAAACTTGTCAAAGACATACAGTGGAAGCGAAGTTTTAAATATAGAATCATTAGACATTCCAAAAGGACAAAGTTTTGGCTTGGTAGGAAATAATGGAGCAGGAAAAACCACTTATTTTAGTTTGCTTCTAGACTTAATAAAACCATCAACAGGATTTATAAAAAGTAATGATATTCAAGTAAATGAAAGTGAAGATTGGAAACCATTTACCTCGGCATTTATTGATGAAAGCTTTTTAATAGGCTACTTAACTGCCGAAGAGTACTTTTATTTTATTGGTGAATTGCGAGGACAGAATAAAGCTGATGTAGATAAGCTAGTGGCTCAGTTTGAAGACTTTTTTCATGGAGAAATATTAGGACAGAAAAAGTATTTGCGTGATTTAAGTAAAGGAAATCAGAAAAAAGCAGGGATTGTAGCTGCTTTAATTGGAACCCCAGAAGTTATTATTCTGGATGAACCTTTTGCAAACTTAGACCCAACCACCCAAATTCGTCTTAAAGGAATTATTAAAGATTTAGCAGAAAAACAAGGCACAACCGTTTTGATATCCAGTCACGATTTAATGCATGTCACCGATGTTTGTGAGCGTATTGTTGTGCTTGAAAAAGGGGAGGTTGTAAAAGATTTAAAAACAAGTGAGGCCACATTAAAAGAACTTGAAGTGCATTTTGCTGGAACGGATGTTCTTTAG
- the atpH gene encoding ATP synthase F1 subunit delta, with protein MAGARAAIRYAKAVLSLASDQKAAEAVNNDMKLIADTIAESKDLSETLQSPVISSSVKKAVLLEVFKKSDKTTLSLIDTLVNNNRIDILGHVALKYNQLFDQSKGIELATVTTAVALTADLEKKVLAKAKELTGKNVEVENIIDESILGGFILRIGDIQYNASIANQLNKLKREFTLN; from the coding sequence ATGGCAGGAGCAAGAGCAGCAATACGTTACGCAAAAGCGGTACTAAGTTTAGCATCAGATCAAAAAGCAGCCGAAGCTGTAAATAACGATATGAAGTTAATTGCTGATACTATTGCAGAAAGTAAAGACTTAAGTGAAACACTTCAAAGTCCTGTAATTAGTTCTTCAGTAAAAAAAGCTGTTTTATTAGAGGTATTTAAAAAATCTGATAAAACAACTTTAAGTTTAATAGATACTCTGGTTAATAATAACAGAATAGATATTTTAGGGCATGTTGCTTTAAAGTACAATCAATTATTTGATCAGTCAAAAGGCATTGAACTTGCAACAGTTACAACAGCAGTTGCTTTAACAGCAGATTTAGAAAAGAAAGTTCTAGCAAAAGCGAAAGAACTTACTGGTAAAAATGTTGAAGTAGAAAACATTATAGATGAAAGCATTTTAGGTGGTTTCATTTTACGAATAGGAGATATACAATACAATGCGAGTATTGCAAATCAACTAAACAAATTAAAAAGAGAATTTACATTAAATTAA
- the atpA gene encoding F0F1 ATP synthase subunit alpha, with the protein MAEVKPAEISAILKQQLSGFEAGASLDEVGTVLTVGDGIVRAYGLANAQYGELVEFDGGLEGIVLNLEEDNVGIVLLGASVGVREGSTVKRTGRIASINVGEGIVGRVVDTLGNPIDGKGPITGDTYEMPLERKAPGVVFREPVTEPLQTGIKSIDAMIPVGRGQRELVIGDRQTGKTTVCIDTILNQKEFYDAGEPVYCIYVAVGQKASTVANIAKTLEDRGALAYTTIVAANASDPAPMQVYAPMAGAAIGEYFRDTGRPALIIYDDLSKQAVAYREVSLLLRRPPGREAYPGDVFYLHSRLLERSAKVINDDSIAKDMNDLPDSLKPLVKGGGSLTALPIIETQAGDVSAYIPTNVISITDGQIFLDGDLFNSGVRPAINVGISVSRVGGNAQIKSMKKVSGTLKLDQAQFRELEAFAKFGSDLDAVTLNVIEKGKRNVEILKQAQNDPFTVEDQIAIIYAGSKNLLKDVPVEKVKEFERDFIEFLKAKHTDVLSTLKAGKLTDEVTDTLTAVAKDLSGKYK; encoded by the coding sequence ATGGCAGAAGTAAAACCAGCTGAAATATCAGCAATCTTAAAACAACAACTTTCAGGTTTTGAAGCAGGGGCTTCATTAGATGAAGTTGGAACAGTATTAACAGTAGGTGATGGTATTGTACGTGCTTACGGATTGGCTAACGCTCAATATGGTGAGTTAGTAGAATTCGATGGTGGATTAGAAGGTATTGTACTTAACCTTGAAGAAGATAATGTAGGTATCGTATTATTAGGTGCTTCTGTAGGAGTTAGAGAAGGATCTACTGTAAAACGTACTGGACGTATTGCTTCTATTAATGTTGGTGAAGGTATTGTTGGACGTGTTGTAGATACTTTAGGAAATCCTATTGATGGTAAAGGGCCTATAACTGGAGATACTTACGAAATGCCTTTAGAGCGTAAAGCGCCTGGTGTTGTTTTCCGTGAGCCGGTAACAGAACCATTACAAACAGGTATTAAATCTATTGATGCTATGATTCCTGTAGGTCGTGGACAACGTGAGTTGGTTATTGGTGACCGTCAAACAGGTAAAACAACGGTTTGTATTGATACCATCTTAAATCAAAAAGAATTTTACGATGCAGGTGAGCCTGTATATTGTATATACGTTGCTGTAGGACAAAAAGCATCTACGGTAGCAAACATTGCTAAAACATTAGAAGATAGAGGTGCTCTTGCTTATACTACTATAGTAGCAGCAAATGCATCAGATCCTGCTCCTATGCAAGTATATGCGCCTATGGCAGGTGCTGCAATTGGTGAGTATTTTAGAGATACTGGTCGTCCAGCTTTAATTATCTATGATGATTTATCTAAGCAAGCAGTAGCATACCGTGAGGTATCTTTATTATTACGTCGTCCACCAGGACGTGAGGCGTATCCAGGTGACGTTTTCTACCTTCACTCTAGATTGTTAGAGCGTTCTGCAAAAGTTATCAATGATGATAGTATTGCTAAAGATATGAATGACTTACCTGATTCATTAAAACCATTAGTGAAAGGTGGGGGTTCTTTAACAGCTTTACCAATTATTGAAACACAAGCAGGTGACGTTTCTGCATATATTCCAACAAATGTAATTTCTATTACAGATGGACAAATCTTCTTAGATGGAGATTTATTTAACTCTGGTGTACGTCCAGCAATTAACGTAGGTATTTCTGTATCTCGTGTTGGTGGTAATGCACAGATTAAATCAATGAAAAAAGTATCAGGTACTTTAAAACTAGATCAGGCACAATTCCGAGAATTAGAAGCATTTGCTAAGTTTGGATCAGATTTAGATGCAGTTACTTTGAATGTAATTGAAAAAGGTAAACGTAACGTAGAGATCTTAAAACAAGCTCAAAACGATCCATTTACTGTAGAAGACCAAATTGCTATTATTTATGCAGGATCTAAAAACTTATTAAAAGATGTTCCTGTAGAAAAAGTAAAAGAATTCGAAAGAGATTTTATTGAATTCTTAAAAGCAAAACATACAGATGTACTTAGTACATTAAAAGCAGGTAAATTAACTGATGAAGTTACAGATACATTAACAGCTGTAGCAAAAGATTTATCAGGAAAGTATAAATAA
- a CDS encoding bactofilin family protein — MFSDNKKEKQMVEAKPSQNIISQGTKMVGDFNSEGDFRIDGTIEGNIKTSGKVVVGKTGLIKGTLQGTDAYFEGKFSGKLALSGTLTLKASAHIEGEVVVGKLAVEPGATFNVTCIMKGTVKEMNKGGQQQQKRPETEKTA; from the coding sequence ATGTTCTCCGATAATAAAAAAGAAAAACAAATGGTAGAGGCAAAACCAAGTCAAAACATCATATCACAAGGCACCAAAATGGTTGGTGATTTTAATAGCGAAGGTGATTTTAGAATTGATGGCACTATAGAAGGAAATATTAAAACTTCAGGAAAAGTAGTTGTTGGTAAAACAGGTTTGATTAAAGGAACGTTACAAGGCACAGATGCCTATTTTGAAGGTAAATTTTCTGGAAAATTAGCCCTGTCAGGTACATTAACACTAAAAGCATCTGCTCATATTGAAGGGGAGGTTGTTGTTGGGAAATTAGCTGTTGAGCCCGGAGCTACATTTAACGTAACCTGTATCATGAAAGGCACCGTAAAAGAAATGAATAAAGGTGGACAACAACAGCAAAAAAGACCAGAAACCGAAAAAACAGCTTAA
- a CDS encoding DUF2059 domain-containing protein, with product MKKILFVCMLMLTITVKAQENTEFKDVTVKFIKLTGAGAAFENIIGQIGAGVSEANKEAYTKEANKTLEPLYVKMADIYMAEFTIEEIKALVAFYETDLGKKLSEKQLDLTQKAMTYGQSWGMEVQGIAQKYN from the coding sequence ATGAAAAAAATCCTATTTGTATGTATGCTTATGTTAACGATAACTGTTAAAGCTCAAGAAAATACTGAATTTAAAGATGTCACGGTAAAATTTATAAAACTTACAGGTGCGGGTGCAGCATTTGAAAATATTATCGGACAAATTGGGGCTGGAGTTTCAGAAGCCAACAAAGAAGCCTATACCAAAGAAGCGAATAAGACTTTAGAGCCTTTATATGTTAAAATGGCCGATATTTATATGGCTGAATTTACTATAGAAGAAATTAAAGCATTAGTGGCGTTTTATGAAACAGATCTGGGTAAAAAATTATCAGAAAAACAATTAGATTTAACCCAGAAAGCAATGACTTATGGGCAATCTTGGGGTATGGAAGTACAAGGAATAGCCCAAAAATATAACTAG
- a CDS encoding DUF5687 family protein, with amino-acid sequence MIKNFLSFEWKSFLRSANFGKGLAVKILMGFFALYFIAMFLGMGLVMYPGLKDAFPDQDPLVIVNSYLFYWILGDLIFRFFFQKLPVMSVKPLLTLPIKRSKIVNYVLGKSAISFFNYVSLFAIIPFGITLIVKDYPVNSVLAWMLTLIIITLCINFLNFIIESFSAEKELSFLPIIILTGGLFVLNHFNVVSFAGIVANGINAVYETPVLIGVPILVLVGLYLFNYKILKQNLFLDSGLKKEVKEVHASNLEWTKNFGDIAPFMQLDLKLLWRNKRTKSSVWMLVLGLFYGLFFYPQPVYQDMPWFFAFIGVFVTGIFLMNFGQFIPAWDSSYYKLLMSQNIKYEQYLKSKFTLMALSIIILFVLSIPYVYFGWKILLAHFAAAIYNLGVNTHVILYGGSFNRKKINLNQKAAFNYQGTGAVQWLIGIPLLLIPMGIFALFYFLIGFEIACIILAAFGVIGVVFHQRLMKTITKKYLESKYKMIDAFDQNN; translated from the coding sequence ATGATTAAAAACTTTTTAAGTTTTGAATGGAAATCTTTTTTAAGATCCGCTAATTTTGGTAAAGGACTTGCTGTAAAAATATTAATGGGCTTTTTTGCTCTATATTTTATAGCTATGTTTTTAGGAATGGGGCTGGTAATGTACCCTGGGCTTAAAGATGCTTTTCCGGATCAAGACCCATTAGTTATAGTGAACAGTTATCTTTTTTATTGGATATTGGGCGATCTCATTTTTAGGTTTTTCTTTCAGAAATTACCTGTAATGAGTGTTAAGCCATTGCTAACGCTTCCTATAAAAAGAAGCAAAATAGTTAATTATGTTTTAGGTAAATCAGCAATATCATTTTTTAATTACGTATCACTTTTTGCCATCATACCATTTGGGATCACTTTAATTGTAAAAGATTATCCGGTAAATTCTGTATTGGCTTGGATGTTAACCCTTATTATAATAACACTTTGCATTAACTTTTTAAATTTTATTATAGAAAGTTTTTCGGCAGAAAAAGAACTGTCTTTTTTACCCATAATTATATTGACTGGTGGATTGTTTGTGTTAAACCATTTCAATGTAGTGTCTTTTGCAGGAATAGTTGCAAATGGAATTAATGCTGTTTATGAAACACCCGTTTTAATAGGTGTTCCAATACTTGTTTTAGTGGGGCTTTATCTTTTTAACTATAAAATTTTAAAGCAAAATTTATTTTTAGATAGCGGATTAAAAAAAGAAGTTAAAGAAGTACATGCGTCTAATTTAGAATGGACTAAAAACTTTGGAGATATCGCTCCTTTCATGCAATTAGATTTGAAATTGCTTTGGCGTAATAAACGTACCAAATCTTCTGTTTGGATGTTGGTTTTAGGGTTGTTTTACGGACTGTTTTTTTATCCACAGCCTGTGTATCAAGATATGCCATGGTTTTTTGCCTTTATTGGTGTTTTTGTTACAGGTATCTTTTTAATGAATTTTGGGCAGTTTATTCCTGCCTGGGATAGTAGCTACTATAAGCTCCTTATGAGCCAGAATATTAAATATGAGCAGTATTTAAAATCCAAATTCACGTTAATGGCTTTAAGTATTATTATATTATTTGTGCTAAGCATTCCTTATGTTTACTTTGGATGGAAAATATTATTGGCTCATTTTGCAGCGGCCATTTATAACCTTGGTGTCAATACACATGTTATTTTATATGGAGGTTCTTTTAATCGTAAGAAGATTAATTTGAATCAGAAAGCAGCTTTTAATTATCAAGGTACAGGAGCGGTACAATGGCTTATTGGGATTCCATTGTTGCTAATACCTATGGGAATATTTGCATTGTTTTACTTTTTAATAGGTTTCGAAATAGCCTGTATCATATTAGCGGCATTTGGTGTAATAGGTGTTGTTTTTCATCAAAGATTAATGAAAACAATTACTAAGAAATATTTAGAGTCAAAATATAAAATGATTGATGCCTTCGATCAAAATAACTAA
- the atpE gene encoding ATP synthase F0 subunit C, which produces MEIPAIVGAGLVVIGAGIGIGKIGGSAMEAIARQPEATGKIQTAMLIAAALIEGIGFAALFAV; this is translated from the coding sequence ATGGAAATTCCAGCTATCGTAGGAGCAGGTTTAGTAGTAATTGGAGCAGGAATCGGGATCGGAAAGATCGGTGGTTCAGCTATGGAAGCAATTGCACGTCAACCAGAAGCTACAGGAAAAATTCAAACGGCTATGCTTATTGCAGCAGCCTTAATTGAAGGTATTGGATTTGCTGCTTTATTTGCAGTATAA
- a CDS encoding F0F1 ATP synthase subunit B — protein sequence MEKLLEEFSLGLFFWQALLFVLLVLLLKKFAWKPILDSVNDREEGIKNALDSAEKAKLEMENLQADNQKLLKEARAERETMLKEARDIKNKMIEDAKGEAQEQANKLIQQAQAAIESEKKAAMAELKNHVAGLSLDIAEKVVRNELSNKDKQLQLVETMLGEKSLTEA from the coding sequence ATGGAAAAATTACTTGAAGAGTTTTCATTAGGACTGTTTTTTTGGCAAGCACTTTTATTCGTGTTGCTTGTTTTACTATTAAAGAAATTTGCTTGGAAACCAATTTTAGATTCAGTAAACGATAGAGAAGAAGGTATTAAAAATGCATTAGATTCTGCTGAGAAAGCAAAATTAGAAATGGAAAACCTTCAGGCGGATAATCAAAAATTATTAAAAGAAGCTAGAGCAGAACGTGAAACCATGTTGAAAGAAGCGCGCGATATCAAAAATAAAATGATTGAAGACGCTAAAGGAGAAGCTCAGGAGCAAGCTAATAAATTGATTCAGCAAGCGCAAGCTGCTATAGAAAGTGAAAAGAAAGCAGCTATGGCTGAACTTAAAAATCACGTAGCAGGTTTATCTTTAGATATCGCTGAGAAAGTAGTGCGTAATGAATTATCTAACAAAGACAAACAACTACAATTGGTTGAAACTATGCTAGGTGAAAAATCATTAACAGAAGCATAA
- the atpB gene encoding F0F1 ATP synthase subunit A: protein MRRKISLKPITLLLLLVTFVSFGKEQEGHGEQKVDKEAERKAYIQHHLKDTYDFGLFSYTTDEGEHKHVGFPLPVILWDDGLKVFSSSKFHHGETVAEVDGNFYKQYHGKIYKVDGLNGEIVLDDHHHATNEKPLDFSITKNVTMIIVVFLIMFFMFSRMAKAYKKNNGMPKGMGRLLEPIVLYIRDDIARPNIGEKHYKKYMSYLLTVFFFVWIINLFGLTPLGVNVTNNIAVTFCLAIITYLITTFSGKKDYWKHIFWMPGVPVPMKIILAPIELLGTIIKPFSLMIRLYANITAGHIVLMSLIAMMFTFQNWIGSPLSFLLAFVLGILELLVAALQAYIFTMLSALYFGAAVEEHDHHEAH, encoded by the coding sequence ATGCGTAGAAAAATATCTTTAAAACCAATTACATTATTACTGCTTTTAGTAACCTTTGTTTCTTTCGGGAAAGAACAGGAAGGTCACGGTGAACAAAAAGTTGACAAGGAAGCAGAAAGAAAAGCATATATTCAACACCACTTAAAAGACACCTACGATTTTGGTTTGTTTTCTTATACTACAGACGAAGGCGAGCATAAGCATGTGGGTTTTCCATTGCCAGTGATTCTTTGGGATGATGGCTTAAAAGTGTTTTCTTCTTCTAAATTTCACCATGGTGAAACCGTTGCTGAAGTTGATGGTAATTTTTACAAGCAATACCACGGTAAAATATATAAAGTTGATGGCTTAAACGGTGAGATTGTTTTAGACGATCATCACCATGCTACTAACGAAAAACCTTTAGACTTTTCTATTACTAAAAATGTCACAATGATTATTGTAGTGTTTTTAATCATGTTCTTTATGTTTAGTAGAATGGCTAAAGCGTATAAAAAGAATAATGGTATGCCAAAAGGAATGGGGCGTTTATTAGAACCAATCGTACTTTATATTCGTGATGATATAGCACGTCCTAACATTGGAGAAAAGCATTATAAAAAATACATGAGCTATTTATTGACTGTGTTTTTCTTTGTGTGGATAATAAACTTATTCGGATTAACACCGCTTGGTGTTAATGTAACAAATAATATTGCTGTAACATTCTGTTTAGCAATCATTACTTATTTGATTACGACATTTTCAGGAAAGAAAGACTACTGGAAGCATATTTTCTGGATGCCAGGAGTACCAGTTCCAATGAAAATAATATTAGCACCAATTGAGTTGCTAGGAACGATTATAAAGCCATTCTCATTAATGATTCGTCTGTATGCAAACATTACAGCAGGACATATTGTATTAATGAGTTTAATTGCCATGATGTTTACCTTCCAAAACTGGATAGGTAGCCCGTTATCATTTTTGTTAGCATTCGTGTTAGGAATTTTAGAGTTGTTAGTGGCAGCACTACAAGCCTATATCTTCACTATGTTATCTGCATTGTATTTTGGTGCAGCAGTTGAAGAGCACGATCATCATGAAGCACATTAA
- a CDS encoding AtpZ/AtpI family protein, with translation MDNNSKKDQKPKKQLKNAAILTGIGLQMGITIYLFVLLGKWLDTNYNDGEKLYIIIMTLLGVAISLYAVLKQVNRIKY, from the coding sequence GTGGACAACAACAGCAAAAAAGACCAGAAACCGAAAAAACAGCTTAAAAACGCTGCTATTCTTACAGGTATAGGTCTGCAAATGGGAATTACTATTTACCTATTTGTACTCCTAGGCAAATGGTTGGATACTAATTATAATGATGGTGAAAAACTATATATTATAATTATGACCCTTTTAGGAGTTGCTATTTCGTTATATGCGGTTCTTAAACAAGTCAATCGAATTAAATATTGA
- the porW gene encoding type IX secretion system periplasmic lipoprotein PorW/SprE, giving the protein MKRPSKAILIILCATLLVVSCSRKKDKFITRNFHALTAEFNTLYNGYNALEAGRLSLNDNYTDNYWDILPIERMQIFDEVVLPGQSKNESFTRAEEKAVKAIQKHSMNIDGKEKNPQMDEAYLLLGKSRYFDQRFIPALEAFNYILYKYPASDKINQAKVWREKTNIRLNNDDLAIENLKRLLYQEELTGQDLADATSMLAQAYLNTKSIDSAITQLEIASNATKSNDERGRYRFIQGQLYNKLGKKDSANIAFDKVIELNRKTPRIYMIGAHIEKIKNFDYENGNKLEVTELLTELQENRENRPFLDKIYHQIAEYHLNNQSDSLATAYYNKSLRTNSRDKILKARNYEILGDMNFDKSIYKAAGEYYDSTLGTLVLNSKPYRIIKRKRDNLEDVIYYEAKAQVNDSVLRLVNLSEAERLTYFESLVEKLKVKAKEEEEKKKREEAAKRNTGLATVNNTFGGQNPQRGTPNQAPVFYFYNPTTVAYGKNEFIKIWGDRNLEDDWRWSSKANSGDVYNDTNNVDILALATEEELFDPQFYISKIPSDEKEIDSISKDRNYAYYQLGLIYKEKFKEYELAKSKFQNLLESNPEERLILPSKYNLYKIYEILGENGEAEIAKNEIISKYPDSRYATILSHPELASGRDENSPESLYEALYKQHGNQEYAEVISKSEKYISMFDGNAIVPKLELLKATAIGRLHGYEAYKEAVNYVALTYANTQEGIQAQNIEGSILPKLINKDFISDDNVTTNYKIIFKFENPDMENVYDFQKTLDEVLKNIRYYDLKSSVDVYNSSTVFIVVHGLKNAEVAKAFRQLIIEEDKNKIKEPYFAIASENYQIVQIHKNLDAYLNINNN; this is encoded by the coding sequence TTGAAAAGACCTTCTAAAGCGATATTAATTATTCTATGTGCCACTTTATTGGTTGTAAGTTGCTCCAGAAAAAAGGACAAATTTATAACTCGAAACTTCCATGCTCTTACAGCAGAGTTTAATACACTTTATAATGGCTATAATGCTTTAGAAGCAGGAAGGCTGAGTCTTAATGACAATTATACCGATAACTATTGGGATATCCTTCCCATTGAACGGATGCAGATATTTGATGAAGTCGTGCTTCCAGGGCAATCTAAAAACGAAAGTTTTACCAGAGCAGAAGAAAAAGCTGTCAAAGCTATTCAGAAACACAGTATGAATATTGATGGGAAAGAAAAAAACCCACAAATGGATGAAGCGTATTTATTATTAGGAAAATCCAGATATTTTGACCAACGTTTTATACCAGCCTTAGAAGCCTTTAATTACATCCTTTACAAATATCCAGCAAGTGATAAGATAAACCAGGCAAAAGTTTGGCGTGAAAAAACGAATATTCGTTTAAATAATGATGATTTAGCCATTGAAAACCTGAAACGCCTCTTGTATCAAGAAGAATTAACAGGTCAGGATTTGGCAGATGCTACATCTATGTTGGCACAAGCCTATTTAAATACAAAATCTATTGATAGTGCTATAACACAGTTAGAAATAGCATCAAATGCTACAAAGAGTAATGATGAGCGCGGGCGTTATCGTTTTATTCAAGGGCAATTGTATAATAAGCTAGGTAAGAAGGATAGTGCAAACATAGCATTTGATAAAGTCATTGAACTAAACCGAAAAACACCTAGAATTTACATGATAGGGGCTCATATTGAAAAAATTAAAAATTTCGATTATGAGAATGGTAATAAATTAGAAGTAACAGAATTACTAACAGAACTTCAAGAGAATAGAGAAAACAGACCTTTTTTAGATAAAATTTATCATCAAATTGCAGAATATCATTTAAATAATCAATCAGACTCTTTAGCTACGGCTTATTACAATAAATCATTACGCACGAACTCTAGAGATAAAATATTAAAGGCTAGAAATTATGAAATTCTTGGTGATATGAATTTTGACAAGTCTATTTATAAAGCCGCTGGAGAATATTACGATAGTACACTAGGAACTTTAGTTTTAAACTCTAAACCGTATCGTATTATTAAACGCAAACGGGATAATTTGGAAGATGTTATTTATTATGAGGCCAAAGCACAAGTCAATGACAGTGTTTTAAGGCTTGTTAATTTATCTGAAGCAGAGCGGTTGACTTACTTTGAGTCATTAGTTGAGAAGCTAAAGGTTAAAGCGAAGGAAGAAGAAGAGAAAAAGAAAAGGGAAGAAGCAGCAAAACGAAATACGGGTCTGGCTACAGTTAATAACACCTTTGGAGGTCAAAACCCTCAAAGAGGTACGCCTAATCAAGCACCTGTGTTTTATTTTTATAACCCGACTACGGTGGCGTATGGTAAAAATGAATTTATAAAAATTTGGGGCGATAGAAATTTAGAAGACGATTGGAGATGGTCTAGTAAAGCAAATTCTGGAGATGTGTATAACGATACAAATAATGTTGACATTTTGGCTTTGGCTACAGAAGAAGAATTATTTGACCCTCAATTTTATATTTCTAAAATTCCTTCTGATGAAAAAGAAATTGATAGCATCTCTAAAGACCGTAACTATGCTTATTATCAATTGGGGTTAATTTATAAAGAGAAGTTTAAGGAATATGAATTGGCAAAGAGTAAATTTCAAAATTTACTTGAAAGTAATCCAGAAGAGCGATTAATATTGCCATCTAAATATAACCTCTATAAGATTTATGAGATTTTAGGCGAAAATGGTGAGGCAGAAATTGCTAAGAATGAGATTATTTCAAAATATCCAGATTCTAGATATGCTACTATTTTAAGTCATCCGGAATTGGCATCTGGTCGAGACGAAAACAGCCCTGAAAGTTTGTATGAAGCACTTTATAAACAACATGGAAATCAGGAATATGCCGAGGTGATTTCTAAAAGTGAAAAATATATAAGCATGTTTGATGGAAATGCCATCGTGCCGAAATTAGAATTATTAAAGGCTACAGCCATAGGAAGGTTGCACGGCTATGAAGCTTACAAAGAAGCAGTCAATTATGTTGCTCTTACTTATGCAAATACGCAAGAAGGTATACAGGCTCAAAATATTGAAGGCAGTATTTTGCCTAAACTTATAAATAAAGATTTTATTTCTGACGATAATGTAACCACTAATTATAAAATTATTTTTAAGTTTGAAAACCCAGACATGGAGAACGTTTATGACTTTCAAAAAACCTTAGATGAAGTTTTAAAAAACATAAGATATTATGATTTAAAATCTTCTGTAGATGTTTATAATTCGAGTACGGTCTTTATTGTTGTTCATGGGCTGAAAAATGCAGAAGTAGCAAAAGCATTTCGTCAATTAATAATTGAAGAAGATAAAAATAAAATAAAAGAACCCTATTTTGCAATAGCATCTGAAAATTATCAAATTGTTCAAATACATAAAAATTTAGATGCCTATTTGAATATAAATAACAATTAA